In Raphanus sativus cultivar WK10039 unplaced genomic scaffold, ASM80110v3 Scaffold4281, whole genome shotgun sequence, the sequence AACATGTGTGATCACTCCGTTCGGTGAACAATTCAAGAAAATGAGGAAAGTCGTGATGACGAAACTAGTTTGTCCGGCGAGACACAGGTGGCTTCATCAGAAGAGAGCCGAAGAAAACGACCATTTAACCGCGTGGGTATACAACATGGTTAAGAACTCGGGCTCAATCGATTTCCGGTTTGTGACAAGGCATTACTGCGGAAATGCTATCAAGAAACTCATGTTCGGGACAAGAACGTTCTCTGAAAACACCGCACCTGATGGTGGACCAACCGCCGAGGACATCGATCATATGGAAGCTATGTTTGAAGCATTAGGGTTTACATTTGCTTTTTGTATCTCTGATTATCTACCTATGCTCACGGGACTTGATCTTAACGGTCACGAGAAGATTATGAGAGATTCAAGTGCTATTATGGACAAGTATCATGATCCTATCATCGATGGAAGAATCAAGATGTGGAGAGAAGGAAAGAGAACTCAAATCGAggattttctagatattttcatttctatcaaaGATGAAGAAGGCAACCCATTGCTTACCGCCGATGAAATCAAACCCACAATTAAGGTAATAACACAAAGTTGCAATcagaaaatactttttaaataccattttatgtttgtttttaattttttttgcttctaTCAATTTTTGTTAGACTTTCaataactaaaaagtaaaaattttaagaaaaaaacagtatTTTGCCCAAACCCCACACAAATAAACTTTATGTCTTTATGCAAATTGATTGTTAGTtgcaatatatttattttagtgtattttttttccaaagaaCGAATAAGTGCTACTAGTATTTTTCATGCATTATTGTATTCATTTACATGATGTGAAGACTAAAGAGCCCTATTAACTAAAAAACGTTGTTTCTTTTCGATCATTAGGAGCTCGTAATGGCGGCGCCAGACAATCCATCAAACGCCGTAGAATGGGCCATGGCGGAGATGGTAAACAAACCGGAGATACTCCGCAAGGCAATGGAAGAAATCGACAGAGTGGTCGGAAAAGAAAGACTTGTCCAAGAATCCGACATCCCAAAACTAAACTACGTCAAAGCTATTCTCCGTGAAGCCTTCCGTCTCCATCCCGTCGCCGCCTTTAACCTTCCACACGTGGCACTTTCCGACACAACCGTCGCCGGATATCACATCCCTAAAGGAAGTCAAGTCCTTCTCAGCCGATATGGGCTGGGCCGTAACCCTAAAGTTTGGGCCGACCCGCTTAGCTTTAAACCAGAGAGACATCTAAAAGAGTGCTCAGAAGTTACTTTGACGGAGAACGATCTCCGGTTTATCTCGTTCAGCACCGGGAAAAGAGGTTGTGCTGCTCCGGCTTTAGGTACGGCGTTGACGACGATGATGCTCGCAAGACTTCTTCAAGGTTTCACTTGGAAGCTACCGGAGAATGAAACACGTGTTGAGCTGATGGAGTCTAGTCATGATATGTTTTTGGCTAAACCGTTGGTTATGGTAGGTGAGTTGAGATTGCCGGAGCATCTTTACCCGACGGTGAAGTAGAAATCACGgcgtatatatttttatatagcttGATGTACTTATATAACCACTAAGTTTGGTCAATATCTCCGGTTACCAGAAGATAATCGGTTAATTTGTGAACAAACttgtgtttggttttggttcctTTGGAGACAATACTTGAATTGTGTCTcctttacctttttttttttaatttcaataagatctcttctttctataataaaaagactatccaataatttatatatttaaaatataatatgtactaggcctgggcattcgggtcgtcgggtcgggttcgggccgggtcctttcgggtccgggtctttcgggtctaggagtttaggacccgatatggtaattttcaaattttcggttccgatcggttcgggtcgtaccgggtccgggtcggatcgggtcttatatagttggacccattcgggtaactagaatttatcggttcggttctgggtcgggttcgggtcgggttcggttcgggttcaacctaaaaaatacctaaaaatacaaaaaaaatctgaaaatattaatatatccgaaaatatttgacattttatttaaaaaatgtgttttttatattaaaatgtgtatatatatactaaactatgcgAGATAGAACAATAGTTGGTTGTCTCCTAGTGGCTGACCCTTTGCTATGTAGACAAATAACCCGTCTTCGACTCCccattgattcattttatttaatttatattattaattcgggtacccgccgggtttcgggttcgggtcgggtcgggtccaagacccgcgggtcctctacaacaagacccgatagggtaatttgatcggatcggttcctacccggaccgggttttttcgggtcggtttcgggtcgggtcttcgggtccggtaaaatgcccaggcctaataTGTACTAATAAAGTTTAAGAACattagtgttaaaaaaaacatcagTCTTCTTGAATTTCCAGTGAACATAAAATAGGGAGGAATAAGCAAAGTTATATATTTCCGAAAATTCCCATTATTCTAGAATTTCTAGGCCAGTGGATAACGCAATGCTATTGTTGAAATGAGCCcgtctcttgttcaaacccagAGCTGCTAACTACTGTACGAACAAGCTATTACTGGTCGTCGTTTTAGAGTGATTTTCTGTTATCAGAGATTGACCTTAGAATCTNttttttttttttttggaatgacCTTAGAATCTCTGCGTAAATACAACGCTCTTATCATCACAGGAGGAATTGATGAAAACAATCTGGCCCATTAAATATTTAGCAGAACAATACATGATTCATTAGTCTTTTCTTCCAAACAATACatagttttgttataaaaattgttaaatttttttgtacaaaacaaaatatattatctcCATTTCATGCCAAGTGGTTTCCTGGACTTAAACCgctaaatttcaaaaatatctaCCGGCCACACACCTACTCGTAACCAACATATAAAAAACTACTAGTCGACCACGACCACTTTCATCTTTAGCTACTCTCTCAGACTCTACTGATTGCTCTGAAAATTCAATCACGAAATAAAAAGAGACCACACATCTCTTTTCTAGAGTTGCATTCACTGTGAAAGCAAcagaaaaaaacttttttgtttgcttctgaaaatataataaaaataaaggtaaGCGAATCATATCATGTCACGCAATCACTATCAATTTTATACtagtttcttaaaaataattatttaatcacttcctttttttctttcttttttgtactTCCCATGTCTAGATtctgtctctttctctctgcaaactctcacaagtcacaagacaaagagagaagaagaagagaatcaaTGGCTGGTTGCTTCAGCTACGTTTCTTCCCGTAACAAATGTTACCAATACAGCTTCTCTAGCGCCGGTCTCCGATCATCAACCTCCGATCTTGGAGACGGCACCGTCGTCCACTGCTGGGTCCCTCTGACTCACGTCGACGCCAAGCccactctcctcctcctccacggGATCGGAGCCAACGCCATGTGGCAGTGGGACCGGTTCATCGACCGGTTTATCCCCCGGTTCAACGTCTACGTGCCTGACCTCGTCTTCTTCGGCGACTCGCACACGACTCGGCCCGACCGGTCCGAATCGTTCCAGGCGAGCTGCGTCATGAAGGTGATGGACTCTCACGGCGTTGGGACCATGACTGTTGCCGGGCTCAGCTACGGAGGGTTCGTGGCGTACTCAATGGCGGCGCAGTTTAAGGAGAGGATAGATCGGGTGGTGCTAATATGCGCCGGGGTGGCGCTGGAGGAGAAAGACGTGGAGGATGGGATGTT encodes:
- the LOC130507293 gene encoding cytochrome P450 79B1-like, translating into MNTFPSNSSGLTSTTTQTWSFSNMYLLTTLQAFVAITIAMLLKKLITNPNEKKLSLPPGPTGWPIIGMIPAMLKSRPVFRWLHSIMKQLNTEIACVRLGNTHVITVTCPKIAREILKQQDALFASRPMTYAQNVLSNGYKTCVITPFGEQFKKMRKVVMTKLVCPARHRWLHQKRAEENDHLTAWVYNMVKNSGSIDFRFVTRHYCGNAIKKLMFGTRTFSENTAPDGGPTAEDIDHMEAMFEALGFTFAFCISDYLPMLTGLDLNGHEKIMRDSSAIMDKYHDPIIDGRIKMWREGKRTQIEDFLDIFISIKDEEGNPLLTADEIKPTIKELVMAAPDNPSNAVEWAMAEMVNKPEILRKAMEEIDRVVGKERLVQESDIPKLNYVKAILREAFRLHPVAAFNLPHVALSDTTVAGYHIPKGSQVLLSRYGLGRNPKVWADPLSFKPERHLKECSEVTLTENDLRFISFSTGKRGCAAPALGTALTTMMLARLLQGFTWKLPENETRVELMESSHDMFLAKPLVMVGELRLPEHLYPTVK
- the LOC130507292 gene encoding uncharacterized protein LOC130507292, producing MSRFCLFLSANSHKSQDKERRRRESMAGCFSYVSSRNKCYQYSFSSAGLRSSTSDLGDGTVVHCWVPLTHVDAKPTLLLLHGIGANAMWQWDRFIDRFIPRFNVYVPDLVFFGDSHTTRPDRSESFQASCVMKVMDSHGVGTMTVAGLSYGGFVAYSMAAQFKERIDRVVLICAGVALEEKDVEDGMFKVKSAEEAADLLFPQSPSMLRRLLQLSFYKPPVWIPSCFAMDYIHVMCRDNLQERKELVEALHKGRRFADLPKITQPTLMIWGEEDQVFPVELAHRLKRHFGENRAQLVLLKKTGHAINEERPKEMYKHIKSFLCTDAMIPTNDNAKTLALASLISPVKFNK